One segment of Buteo buteo chromosome 6, bButBut1.hap1.1, whole genome shotgun sequence DNA contains the following:
- the DCAF4 gene encoding DDB1- and CUL4-associated factor 4, whose amino-acid sequence MKRNYWRGKEKHGWSNRKHSYHPHRYRRPSHNNCTERLEQAEPQTPVNEGSSSSGDPSSSSLTQNSVVPELPGFYYDSEKNRYFRLLPGHNNYNPLTKESIQYKAMECKRLRLLEEEEKQKKKTTRAGLNSSMLLQKRQLGLLSSTSYCRLVHELKVNCMQRQKIEIHSPDSSVAGTNNFKIIVADVACERIFTVNDVEHGGCKYGIINLSGLGKETLTVEMYDNLYFTNRKVNSVCWASLTHPDSHVLLCLMGIAETPGCASLLPASLFSSTNPGDRPGMLCSFKISTAWSCAWCLNPQADNCFSTGLTRRVLVTNVVTGHRQTFGTGSDVLAQQFATQTPMLYNGCRSGEIFSIDVRQRNRKGQSWKAIRLFHDSAVTSIRLLEAEHYLMAGDMAGKIKLWDLRTAKCVKQYKGHHNEYAILPLHVNEEEGLLTAVGQDCYTRIWSLQDAHLLRTIPSPHPSSKDAIPSVVFSSRLGGSRGVPGLLMAVKQDLYHFSYN is encoded by the exons ATGAAGAGAAATTACTGgagaggcaaagaaaaacatggatGGAGCAATCGCAAGCACAGCTACCATCCCCATCGGTACAGAAGACCCAGTCACAATAACTGTACTGAAAG GCTGGAACAGGCAGAACCACAGACCCCAGTGAATGAAGGCTCCAGCAGCAGTGGAGATCCTTCTTCATCCAGTTTAACACAGAATTCTGTAGTACCAG AACTGCCAGGATTTTACTATGACTCAGAAAAGAACCGCTATTTTCGCCTGCTGCCTGGACATAATAACTACAACCCACTCACCAAGGAGAGCATTCAGTACAAGGCGATGGAATGCAAAAGACTGAGACTcttagaagaggaagaaaaacaaaagaag aaaacaaCAAGGGCTGGACTGAACTCATCTATGCTGTTACAGAAAAGACAGCTGGGTTTGCTCAGCTCCACGAGTTATTGCAG ACTGGTCCATGAACTAAAAGTGAACTGCATGCAGAGACAGAAGATAGAAATTCACAGTCCAGATTCCTCAGTTGCTGGAAccaacaattttaaaataattgtg gCGGATGTTGCTTGCGAACGGATATTCACTGTGAACGATGTAGAGCATGGAGGATGTAAATATGGTATCATCAACCTCAGTGGTTTGGGGAAGGAGACTCTCACTGTGGAGATGTATGACAACCTCTACTTCACAAACCGCAAA GTGAATTCTGTGTGCTGGGCATCATTGACTCATCCAGATTCTCATGTTtt GCTGTGTCTCATGGGAATTGCAGAAACACCAGGCTGTGCCAGTCTGCTTCCAGCATCATTGTTCAGCAGCACTAACCCAG GAGATCGACCTGGAATGCTGTGCAGCTTCAAGATATCCACTGCCTGGTCCTGTGCTTGGTGCCTGAATCCCCAAGCAGACAACTGCTTCAGCACAG GCCTGACACGACGAGTTCTTGTGACCAATGTAGTGACAGGGCATCGACAGACATTTGGAACCGGTAGCGATGTATTGGCACAACAGTTTGCCACACAA ACCCCAATGCTGTACAACGGCTGCCGTTCAGGTGAGATTTTCAGCATTGATGTGCGTCAGCGCAACCGAAAGGGCCAGAGCTGGAAAGCAATTCGTCTCTTCCATGACTCAGCAGTTACATCTATTCGCCTTCTTGAGGCTGAACATTATCTTATGGCAGGAGATATGGCTGGAAAG ATAAAACTGTGGGACCTGAGAACAGCGAAGTGTGTGAAACAGTACAAAGGTCATCACAATGAATATGCTATTCTCCCTCTGCATGTAAATGAGGAGGAAGGACTTCTCACCGCAG TTGGTCAGGATTGCTACACCAGAATTTGGAGTCTCCAAGATGCCCATCTGCTTAGAACCATACCTTCTCCCCACCCATCTTCCAAAGATGCCATTCCCAGTGTGGTGTTTTCTTCAAGACTTGGGGGTAGCCGAGGAGTTCCTGGCTTACTCATGGCTGTCAAGCAGGATCTCTACCACTTCTCCTATAACTGA